The DNA region TTAAGATCACGGTGCAAGACATTAGTTGAATGCACATATTTCAGCCCCCTTAGTAGCTGGTATAAAAAGTACTGCAAAAGGTATATGAAATATCAATATCACACATGTTTCAAATGAAAAGCACAAGTCAAGACTAAGCTAATCACTCTTGATGTGAAAATCAGACTGTTGTTTCTTTTATCACAATACACAATAAATTTCATATTCAAGATGTGAAAATCAGACTGTAGGTAAGGTAATATGTTTGGATTAACTtatttttctcagaatcaattacGGCACCCAGAAGCTATTCACAAAAGCTTTTCCCTAGAATTCACAAAAGCTAtcgaatcaattatagaagaatTCCCAAACATGATATAAGTAATCATGTGAATATAAAACTGAAAAGCCAATAACATGGTTAGAGCGAAACCTGACAATGATCATCAGTAAGAGGCTGGTTAGAACGAATGATCTGATGAAGATCAGTGTCCATCAATTCATAAACAATGTAAACATCATTGAAAGCTTCCTTTCTAGCAGGTCGTATGATATCCTTAATAGCAATAATCTGCAAAAGAATCACAGCACCATTTCAACATGAACATAACAATTTGAAAGCAGTGAAAAAGTGAAATTACATTCTCATGATCCATGTGGCGAAGCAGCATAATCTCCCTCAAAGTCCTTTTAGCATCAATTATGTTATCGAATGTGTTACCGATCTTCTTGATTGCAACTTCCTCTTGTGTATCTGAATCAACCGCAgaactgaaaattgaaaagaatCACAGATTTTGATTACTACAAGAGTGAGCAAGTTCATTGAATCGAAGCAGAGAACGAGAAGAGAAGTAGAAAACTGACCAGACGAAGCCATAAGCGCCTCTTCCGATAGGGCGAATGGGAGGGGTGTACTTGGAGGAAACCTCGAAGACGTTGCCGTAGACATTGTACTGCGCGTATCGACCACCGTGAACCAGAACCGTCTTCACTGACTCATTCTCTTTGCCTTTGCTAGCCATGGTGGTAGCATCAACGCTTCAATTGGGTTGATTGCAAATTTCAAACCCTTTTATGTTTTCATCTCAATCTTCTTCCCTCGCCGTGGCGTGCCGTGCAGTGCTACACTTTGATTTC from Lotus japonicus ecotype B-129 chromosome 2, LjGifu_v1.2 includes:
- the LOC130741198 gene encoding mitogen-activated protein kinase 4-like isoform X2, whose product is MASKGKENESVKTVLVHGGRYAQYNVYGNVFEVSSKYTPPIRPIGRGAYGFVCSAVDSDTQEEVAIKKIGNTFDNIIDAKRTLREIMLLRHMDHENIIAIKDIIRPARKEAFNDVYIVYELMDTDLHQIIRSNQPLTDDHCQYFLYQLLRGLKYVHSTNVLHRDLKPSNILLNGNCDLKIGDFGLARTTSETDFMTEYVVTRWYRAPELLLSCSEYTSAIDVWSVGCIFGEIMTREPLFPGKDYVHQLRLIIEHWISPK